From Scytonema millei VB511283, the proteins below share one genomic window:
- a CDS encoding SDR family NAD(P)-dependent oxidoreductase, whose amino-acid sequence MDNSFTRPLAVVTGASSGIGYELAKQFAQNGFDLLIAANSSNLNEVAQMLAGMDAKVETVQADLATYDGVEALYKKIQDTNRAVDAIAINAGVGVGGDFARETDLQDELNLINLNVVSSVHLAKRVVKDMVNRGKGRILFTSSIAALMPGSFEAVYAASKAFIQSFSEGLRNELKDTGVTVTALMPGPTETNFFHRAGMDDTNVGANKKDDPAEVAKQGFEALMKGKDSIIAGSLATKIQGAVSKVLPDTVNAEMHRKLTEPGSASN is encoded by the coding sequence ATGGATAATTCATTCACCCGTCCCTTAGCTGTCGTCACAGGTGCTTCCAGCGGGATCGGCTACGAACTTGCCAAACAGTTCGCCCAAAACGGCTTCGATCTCCTGATCGCAGCGAATAGTTCAAACCTGAACGAAGTTGCTCAGATGTTGGCAGGGATGGATGCAAAAGTCGAGACGGTGCAGGCGGATCTCGCTACCTATGACGGTGTTGAGGCGCTATATAAGAAGATTCAAGACACTAATCGAGCGGTAGATGCGATCGCCATTAACGCAGGTGTTGGTGTTGGCGGCGATTTTGCCCGCGAAACCGATCTACAAGACGAACTCAATTTAATTAATCTCAACGTTGTCTCGTCCGTCCATCTTGCCAAGCGGGTTGTCAAGGATATGGTAAATCGCGGCAAGGGTCGAATTCTTTTCACGTCATCGATCGCCGCCCTGATGCCTGGTTCCTTTGAGGCAGTCTATGCAGCTTCTAAAGCTTTTATCCAATCCTTCTCGGAAGGGTTGCGCAACGAGTTGAAGGACACAGGCGTAACTGTAACTGCGCTCATGCCTGGACCGACTGAGACTAACTTTTTCCACCGCGCGGGAATGGACGATACTAACGTAGGTGCAAATAAGAAGGACGATCCGGCTGAGGTTGCCAAGCAGGGATTTGAAGCCCTGATGAAAGGTAAGGATAGCATAATCGCTGGGTCGCTCGCGACCAAAATTCAGGGTGCGGTGAGCAAGGTCTTGCCCGATACCGTCAACGCCGAAATGCACCGCAAGCTGACTGAGCCAGGATCGGCTAGCAATTAA
- a CDS encoding pentapeptide repeat-containing protein has translation MKDLRQKWSFLRDAIVRLSDRSGEHRVLLFDSHDAAYNVAFMLNGEWDECNSVVIPSSDEIAIKTAASLVEARWCDSGKSCTLLPKLSVETLKRRYAVGDRHFINANLMCADLSHLNLSQINFGWAKLRGANLSGANLSGADLTAADLSDANLSGADLSFANLSRADLTGANTSEIDLSGACLRGAIAQIRGDRIS, from the coding sequence ATGAAAGACTTACGGCAAAAGTGGTCATTTTTGAGAGACGCGATCGTTAGATTGAGCGATCGCTCTGGGGAACATCGCGTTCTCTTATTCGATTCACATGATGCAGCCTATAATGTTGCTTTCATGCTCAACGGTGAATGGGATGAGTGTAATAGTGTGGTCATACCTAGCTCGGATGAAATAGCAATTAAAACTGCTGCTAGCTTGGTGGAAGCTAGATGGTGTGACAGCGGTAAGTCTTGTACTTTATTACCCAAACTAAGTGTTGAGACATTAAAACGGCGCTACGCAGTTGGAGACAGACACTTTATCAATGCCAATCTCATGTGCGCCGATCTCAGTCATCTCAATCTCAGTCAAATAAATTTCGGCTGGGCAAAGTTGAGAGGGGCTAACCTCAGTGGCGCAAATCTTAGCGGAGCTGACTTGACTGCGGCAGATTTGAGCGATGCTAATTTGAGTGGAGCTGACTTAAGCTTTGCAAACTTATCGAGGGCAGATTTAACCGGCGCAAATACGAGCGAGATCGATCTTAGTGGTGCTTGCTTGAGGGGTGCGATCGCCCAGATTAGAGGCGATCGCATCTCTTGA
- a CDS encoding saccharopine dehydrogenase family protein, translating to MTARPYDVVLYGASGFTGKQTVQYFAQHVTPGEVRWAIAGRNREKLEQVKAQVGVNVDVLVADSQDTTAIDNIVSQTRVLLNTAGPFALYGNKIVDACVRFKTHYVDITGETPWVKELCDRYHDRAAADGTRIIPCCGFDSVPSDLGTYLIVRYIQQELGTSCRAVKAYYQAIGGFNGGTLASAFNLYDSAQLSQVSNPFLLDPAGDRSPEEIERNRDPQFPQYDPDIDTWVAPFFMGAINTRVVRRSSALYSQWQEPYGVDFTYQEYLKFDPPLGWLPAVGITAATALFTGAIQQPPIRNLLQPLLPQPGNGPSEKTMNEGWFRCELLGLTSDGCKVRGLIGDRGDPGNRATVKFLCESALCLALNRDKLPGGWQCGGILTPATGLGDVLAERLRHAGMTVELGVA from the coding sequence ATGACCGCTCGTCCATACGATGTCGTGCTTTACGGCGCTAGTGGTTTTACTGGAAAGCAAACAGTGCAATACTTTGCCCAGCACGTAACTCCAGGCGAAGTACGTTGGGCGATCGCAGGTCGTAACCGTGAAAAACTCGAACAGGTAAAGGCGCAAGTTGGTGTCAATGTCGATGTATTAGTCGCAGACAGCCAAGATACAACTGCCATAGATAACATCGTGTCCCAGACACGGGTACTGCTCAATACGGCAGGACCATTCGCTCTCTATGGCAATAAAATTGTTGATGCCTGCGTGCGCTTCAAAACCCACTATGTTGACATTACAGGCGAGACTCCTTGGGTGAAGGAACTCTGCGATCGCTACCACGACAGAGCCGCAGCCGATGGTACTCGCATTATTCCCTGCTGTGGTTTTGATTCCGTGCCTTCGGATTTGGGGACTTACCTGATTGTCCGCTACATCCAACAAGAACTGGGAACATCCTGCCGAGCGGTGAAAGCTTACTATCAAGCTATAGGCGGATTTAACGGTGGGACTCTAGCTTCTGCTTTTAACCTCTATGATTCGGCTCAGCTAAGTCAAGTCAGCAATCCTTTCCTACTCGATCCAGCAGGCGATCGCTCCCCAGAAGAAATAGAACGCAATCGAGATCCACAATTCCCGCAATACGATCCCGATATTGATACGTGGGTAGCGCCATTTTTCATGGGTGCGATTAATACCCGCGTGGTACGCCGCAGCAGTGCCTTATACAGTCAGTGGCAAGAACCATACGGCGTTGACTTTACCTACCAGGAATATCTGAAGTTTGACCCCCCGCTAGGATGGCTACCAGCAGTTGGGATTACGGCTGCAACGGCTCTATTTACAGGTGCAATCCAGCAACCGCCAATCCGTAATCTGCTGCAACCCCTTTTACCCCAACCAGGTAACGGTCCATCGGAGAAAACAATGAACGAGGGATGGTTTCGCTGCGAACTTTTAGGATTGACGAGCGACGGATGCAAAGTACGGGGGCTGATTGGCGATCGCGGCGATCCTGGCAATCGCGCCACGGTAAAATTTTTGTGCGAGTCAGCACTGTGTTTGGCTTTGAATCGAGACAAACTACCTGGCGGTTGGCAATGTGGGGGCATCCTCACCCCTGCAACTGGACTCGGTGACGTTCTGGCAGAGCGATTGCGCCATGCAGGTATGACTGTCGAGCTTGGAGTAGCTTGA
- a CDS encoding ABC transporter permease yields the protein MFKKQPIPKQSNTVSTAEVVGMAAESLWNHKLRTGLTMLGVIIGISSVISITSVGQGVQKSTEQQIQALGTNVMLVLAGASTTGGGINQGVGSASTLTWEDAKAVSQQAPAAIGVTAFLQRQFQVVYGGQNISTSVLGTDLYYSEVKNIRPQVGQFFTQADLDAAQPVVVLGSKVRDQLFGAEVNPVGADIRIQRQSYKVLGVMEPKGAVGGQDQDDRVYVPLTNMSARLVGNNALTGVSINGFWLAASNETQLDAAQFQVTNLLRLRHNIYPPQADDFRIINQVDIINTFSSVVGLFTVMVVAIAGISLVVGGIGIANIMLVSVVERTKEIGIRKAVGATNAAILIQFLAEAVVVSVVGGGMGIGLGVAIAATAANIFKFPLIVSLWSIASGFGLSFVVGLLAGVIPARNAAKLDPIAALRSE from the coding sequence ATGTTCAAAAAACAACCTATTCCCAAGCAATCTAACACCGTGTCAACTGCTGAAGTTGTCGGGATGGCGGCGGAATCTTTATGGAACCATAAGTTACGCACGGGATTGACAATGCTGGGTGTAATTATTGGTATTTCTTCCGTGATTTCTATTACTTCGGTAGGACAAGGAGTACAAAAATCTACCGAGCAACAAATTCAAGCTTTGGGTACGAATGTGATGCTCGTCCTTGCTGGTGCGTCTACGACTGGTGGCGGGATTAATCAAGGGGTGGGTTCGGCTTCAACTTTGACTTGGGAAGATGCTAAAGCAGTATCGCAACAGGCTCCAGCAGCGATTGGAGTGACTGCTTTTTTACAACGTCAGTTTCAAGTTGTCTATGGCGGACAGAATATTTCTACTAGCGTTCTCGGGACGGATTTATATTACTCTGAGGTGAAAAATATTCGCCCCCAAGTCGGACAATTTTTTACTCAAGCAGATTTAGATGCAGCTCAGCCAGTTGTAGTGTTGGGTTCTAAGGTGCGAGATCAACTGTTCGGTGCAGAAGTTAATCCAGTAGGAGCCGATATTCGCATTCAGCGACAAAGTTATAAGGTACTGGGGGTAATGGAGCCAAAAGGCGCGGTTGGGGGTCAAGATCAAGACGATCGCGTATACGTACCGTTAACGAATATGTCGGCGCGGTTGGTAGGAAATAATGCTTTGACTGGAGTTTCCATCAACGGATTTTGGTTAGCAGCTAGTAACGAGACGCAGTTAGATGCAGCACAATTTCAAGTCACGAACCTCTTACGCTTGCGTCACAATATCTATCCACCGCAAGCCGATGATTTTCGGATTATCAATCAGGTCGATATTATCAACACGTTTAGTAGTGTAGTAGGACTATTTACCGTGATGGTAGTGGCGATCGCGGGGATTTCCCTAGTCGTTGGCGGGATCGGGATTGCCAATATCATGCTGGTTTCAGTTGTCGAACGGACAAAAGAAATTGGTATTCGCAAAGCTGTAGGCGCGACTAATGCGGCGATTTTAATTCAGTTTTTAGCCGAAGCGGTTGTTGTCTCTGTAGTTGGTGGAGGGATGGGAATTGGGTTAGGGGTGGCGATCGCGGCTACTGCTGCTAATATTTTCAAATTTCCCCTCATCGTATCGTTGTGGTCGATCGCGAGTGGGTTTGGGCTTTCTTTCGTCGTCGGACTGCTAGCGGGAGTCATCCCAGCTCGGAATGCTGCTAAATTAGATCCCATTGCCGCTTTGAGAAGCGAGTAA
- a CDS encoding efflux RND transporter periplasmic adaptor subunit, protein MFLLGFVAAGSYIVYRQIVIVPRQAAQRQALSVPVERLNLSVTVAANGTIKPERSINVSPKSSGRLKSLLVKEGDWVKQGQIIAYMDDSNLQGQLTEARGRLAEAQANLQKLLAGNRVEDIAQAQAELQNTQATLEEATSNLRQNEQLFASGAISSRDLITSRAAYNSAKAAVDRAQQALTLQQNGSRPEDIAQARAQVEQARGALQNIQTQIKDTAIAAPFSGVVAQKYADPGAFVTPTTAGSSVSGATSNSILALAANNQVVANVSESNIAQIRIGQEINFRADAYPGRTFKGRVIQIAVQSTVEQNVTSFQVKAAILTTPQQLRSGMNVDVDFKAGELKNAIAVPTVAIARQPNGTGVFVASENNNPVFTPIQTGVTVNDKTQVLSGLTGTEKVFITFPPGTRPQTRTPGIPGMGGSRR, encoded by the coding sequence ATGTTCTTGCTTGGCTTCGTAGCCGCAGGTAGCTACATTGTTTATCGTCAAATTGTCATTGTTCCCCGTCAAGCCGCCCAGCGCCAAGCCTTATCTGTTCCAGTAGAACGATTGAATTTATCCGTAACTGTTGCAGCTAATGGCACAATTAAACCAGAGCGATCGATTAATGTCAGCCCTAAAAGTTCGGGAAGGCTGAAAAGCCTGTTGGTAAAAGAAGGAGATTGGGTCAAGCAAGGGCAAATTATCGCCTACATGGATGATTCAAACCTACAAGGACAATTAACCGAAGCCAGGGGAAGATTAGCAGAAGCGCAAGCAAATTTACAAAAATTACTAGCGGGGAATCGCGTTGAAGATATCGCTCAAGCGCAAGCAGAGTTACAAAATACTCAAGCAACCTTAGAAGAAGCAACCTCAAATCTGCGCCAAAACGAGCAGTTATTCGCCTCTGGAGCGATTTCTAGTCGAGACTTAATTACGTCCCGCGCTGCTTACAATAGTGCCAAAGCCGCCGTGGATAGAGCGCAGCAAGCTTTAACATTACAACAAAATGGTTCGCGTCCTGAAGATATCGCCCAAGCCCGCGCTCAAGTCGAACAAGCACGAGGGGCATTACAGAATATTCAAACACAAATTAAGGATACGGCGATCGCAGCTCCTTTTAGTGGTGTAGTAGCGCAAAAATATGCCGATCCCGGTGCTTTCGTCACTCCCACCACCGCAGGTAGTTCTGTATCTGGCGCAACTTCCAATTCTATCTTGGCACTGGCGGCGAACAATCAGGTTGTCGCCAACGTATCAGAAAGTAATATTGCTCAAATTCGCATCGGACAAGAAATTAATTTTCGAGCTGATGCTTATCCCGGCAGAACTTTTAAAGGGCGAGTGATTCAAATCGCCGTTCAATCTACCGTAGAGCAGAACGTCACGAGTTTTCAAGTTAAAGCTGCAATTCTCACCACTCCTCAGCAATTGCGATCGGGAATGAACGTTGATGTTGATTTTAAAGCAGGCGAACTGAAAAATGCGATCGCCGTTCCCACAGTTGCGATCGCCCGTCAGCCCAATGGTACGGGTGTATTTGTTGCTAGCGAGAATAACAATCCCGTTTTCACTCCCATCCAAACCGGAGTGACTGTAAATGACAAAACCCAAGTTTTATCAGGACTAACGGGAACCGAAAAAGTCTTCATTACCTTTCCGCCAGGAACTCGTCCCCAAACCAGAACGCCTGGAATCCCAGGTATGGGGGGTTCGCGACGGTGA
- a CDS encoding sensor histidine kinase produces the protein MTRPIQPQNHPFPFLLYLEWALLAIAIWTELLPNPSLRFPRFPLLTLLSITGFGLMGLRLPTGKLIYKVIYTAFEIVLILFTSLTGSRAIRLFPFLYLLLVTRSCLIFELPGRLLITGLSFTFFLLTLQRRFHRIPAPPMAQERLRFFPFLLALLFGLVLIFVLLLMNAVLAERQSREKLAIANEQLRKYALRIEDQATLQERSRIAREIHDSLGHSLTALNLQLETALKLWLSDSTRAYTFLTQAKKLGSQALQDVRQSVSALRDPLLGRSLEQAIASLAEDFGRSTGIIPLCQIQLVDSITIEVSTAIYRIVQEALTNISRYALATEVKIELQVTKNHLKLTIADNGKGFQLSQNTTGFGLQSMRDRAQVLGGELNINTAPNSGCTIVADIPLHR, from the coding sequence GTGACTCGTCCCATTCAACCTCAGAATCACCCGTTTCCATTTCTGCTCTATCTAGAGTGGGCATTATTGGCGATCGCAATTTGGACTGAATTATTACCTAATCCCAGTCTCCGGTTTCCCAGATTTCCTTTGCTAACGCTACTCAGTATCACTGGTTTTGGATTAATGGGTTTGAGATTACCCACGGGTAAGCTAATCTACAAAGTTATTTATACTGCATTTGAAATTGTCCTAATCTTATTCACTTCTTTAACTGGTAGTCGAGCGATCCGTCTGTTTCCTTTCCTTTACTTACTTCTCGTAACTCGGAGTTGTCTGATTTTTGAACTACCAGGAAGATTATTGATTACGGGTTTATCTTTTACTTTCTTTCTATTAACTTTGCAGCGCCGTTTTCATCGCATTCCTGCACCGCCAATGGCTCAAGAACGGTTGCGTTTTTTTCCGTTCCTCTTAGCATTATTATTTGGGTTAGTTTTAATTTTTGTATTATTGTTAATGAATGCAGTTTTGGCTGAGCGTCAAAGTCGAGAAAAACTGGCGATCGCTAACGAACAATTACGAAAATATGCATTGAGAATTGAAGATCAAGCGACTTTGCAAGAACGCAGTCGCATTGCACGGGAAATTCACGATTCTCTCGGACACTCATTAACAGCACTCAACCTTCAACTGGAAACGGCACTAAAACTTTGGCTGAGCGATTCTACTAGAGCTTACACGTTCCTCACACAAGCAAAAAAATTAGGTTCTCAGGCTTTGCAAGATGTGCGCCAGTCAGTTTCAGCGCTGCGCGATCCCCTGTTGGGACGTTCTTTGGAGCAAGCGATCGCATCTCTCGCTGAGGATTTTGGGCGCTCCACTGGGATTATTCCTTTATGTCAAATTCAACTTGTCGATTCCATCACGATAGAAGTTTCTACAGCGATCTACCGCATCGTCCAAGAAGCATTGACAAATATTAGTAGATATGCGTTAGCTACTGAAGTTAAAATTGAATTACAAGTTACGAAAAACCATTTAAAATTAACAATTGCTGACAATGGGAAGGGATTTCAATTAAGTCAAAATACCACTGGTTTTGGGTTGCAAAGTATGCGCGATCGCGCCCAAGTATTAGGAGGTGAATTGAATATTAATACCGCTCCAAACTCAGGTTGCACGATTGTCGCTGATATTCCTTTACATAGATGA
- the trmFO gene encoding FADH(2)-oxidizing methylenetetrahydrofolate--tRNA-(uracil(54)-C(5))-methyltransferase TrmFO, protein MTNDNVIQVIGGGLAGTEAAWQIAQAGIPVILHEMRPLRSSPAHHTEHLAELVCSNSFGAQASDRASGLLHEELRQLGSVVIGKADSHAVPAGGALAVDRGQFSQDLTETLSRHPLIELRRGELHAIPEGIVVLATGPLTSPDLAADLHRFTGMEYLSFFDAASPIIVGESINRDIAFLASRYDKGDAAYLNCPLNKTQYLQFWQALCGAEQAELKDFERENAKFFEACLPIEELARRGEDTMRYGPLKPVGLFDARKGDFRAPENQSERPYAVVQLRQEDKAGQLWNMVGFQTNLRWREQKRIFQMIPGLENAEFVRLGVMHRNTFINAPQLLQPTLQFKSRPTLLGAGQLIGTEGYTAAAAGGWLAGTNAARILLGKDPLVLPPATMMGALFEFISSAAPKHFQPMPPNFGILPDLGEKIKQKQLRYGRYRDRSLSDLASWKAGLSLGLAGVI, encoded by the coding sequence ATGACAAATGACAATGTAATTCAAGTTATCGGTGGTGGATTAGCTGGGACAGAAGCAGCTTGGCAAATTGCCCAGGCGGGAATACCAGTTATTTTGCATGAAATGCGTCCGCTGCGATCGAGTCCCGCCCACCATACGGAACATTTAGCAGAATTAGTCTGTAGTAATTCTTTTGGGGCGCAAGCAAGCGATCGCGCTTCGGGATTGTTGCATGAAGAACTACGTCAATTGGGTTCTGTGGTAATAGGTAAAGCTGACAGTCACGCCGTCCCTGCTGGTGGTGCTTTAGCTGTAGATAGAGGACAGTTTAGCCAAGATTTAACTGAAACCCTGTCTCGTCACCCCTTGATTGAATTACGACGGGGCGAACTTCACGCCATTCCAGAGGGAATTGTCGTGTTGGCGACGGGTCCTTTAACCAGTCCCGATTTAGCCGCAGATTTGCACCGCTTCACGGGAATGGAATATCTCAGCTTTTTCGATGCCGCAAGTCCAATTATTGTAGGCGAATCGATTAACCGCGATATTGCTTTTCTCGCTTCTCGCTACGACAAAGGCGATGCAGCCTATCTCAATTGTCCGCTGAATAAAACGCAATACTTGCAATTTTGGCAAGCGTTGTGTGGAGCAGAACAAGCGGAATTAAAGGATTTTGAGCGCGAAAATGCTAAATTTTTTGAAGCTTGTTTACCGATTGAAGAACTTGCCCGACGCGGGGAAGATACCATGCGCTACGGTCCTCTCAAGCCTGTAGGGTTGTTTGATGCCCGCAAGGGAGACTTTCGCGCCCCAGAAAATCAATCAGAACGCCCTTATGCGGTGGTACAACTGCGCCAAGAAGATAAGGCGGGGCAGTTGTGGAATATGGTTGGATTTCAAACGAATTTACGCTGGCGCGAACAAAAGCGGATATTTCAGATGATTCCAGGTTTGGAAAATGCCGAGTTCGTGCGGCTGGGAGTGATGCACCGCAATACGTTTATTAATGCCCCGCAATTATTGCAACCGACATTGCAGTTTAAAAGTCGTCCGACTTTGTTGGGTGCGGGACAATTAATCGGGACGGAAGGTTACACAGCGGCGGCGGCTGGTGGCTGGCTGGCGGGAACGAATGCAGCGAGAATTCTTTTGGGTAAAGATCCGTTGGTTTTACCACCGGCGACAATGATGGGGGCATTATTTGAATTTATCAGTTCTGCTGCTCCAAAACATTTTCAACCGATGCCACCTAATTTTGGCATTTTGCCCGACTTAGGCGAGAAAATTAAGCAGAAACAGCTCAGATACGGCAGGTATCGCGATCGCTCTTTGTCCGATCTTGCCAGTTGGAAGGCTGGGTTATCTTTAGGATTGGCTGGGGTAATTTAG
- a CDS encoding site-2 protease family protein encodes MEFWFLLLLGLFTYIIVRRSVAGMTRTPVWLLWLVLMTPALIWSIWMAVYGPDQPLPIALAIGPFVVCPVLYWLLIQWGRRGMSPAPPTANPAAVNSNPEPTPEPTPVRPIEPAEEAQLRDCFPWSAFYIHNIEYRPQAVICRGQLRTSPTDAYEKIRRNIENQFGDRFLVLLQEGLNSKPFFALVPNPQARKDRPAERSQLSRPFLAVGLVAATLFTTAVVGVQLASSNVSTTPSATITQLHEGLPYAVALLAILGIHEMGHYLTARFHKILVTLPYFIPIPFFPGTFGAFIQMRSPVPNRKALFDVSIAGPVAGFVATLPLLIWGLANSQVVPIPEKAGTLDPDALNPGYSILLAVLSKLALGAQLTADKAIDLHPVAIAGFLGLVVTALNLMPVGQLDGGHIVHAMFGQRTGAAIGQIARFLVLGLALVQPGFWLWAIILFFMPIADEPALNDVTELDNKRDIIGLLVLALLVLIILPAPRFITNLLQI; translated from the coding sequence ATGGAATTTTGGTTTCTCCTCCTCCTGGGACTATTTACTTATATCATCGTGCGGCGCAGTGTCGCTGGCATGACGCGGACACCCGTTTGGCTGTTATGGCTCGTACTGATGACACCAGCCTTAATTTGGAGCATATGGATGGCAGTCTACGGTCCAGATCAACCGCTGCCTATTGCTCTGGCGATCGGTCCGTTTGTCGTTTGCCCAGTTTTGTACTGGCTGCTGATTCAGTGGGGACGGAGAGGGATGTCACCCGCGCCACCAACTGCTAACCCAGCAGCAGTCAATTCTAACCCAGAACCAACACCAGAACCGACACCAGTTCGCCCGATCGAGCCAGCAGAAGAAGCTCAACTGAGGGATTGCTTTCCTTGGTCAGCTTTCTACATTCACAATATTGAATATCGACCCCAAGCCGTGATCTGTCGCGGACAACTCCGCACTTCTCCGACAGATGCTTACGAGAAAATTCGCCGAAATATTGAAAATCAATTTGGCGATCGCTTTTTAGTCCTATTGCAGGAAGGACTCAACAGCAAACCTTTCTTTGCCCTAGTTCCCAATCCCCAAGCGCGAAAAGATAGACCAGCGGAGCGATCGCAGCTCTCTAGACCGTTTTTAGCCGTAGGCTTAGTTGCAGCCACTTTATTTACAACTGCCGTCGTTGGCGTGCAATTAGCTAGCTCTAATGTTAGTACCACACCATCAGCAACTATCACTCAATTACATGAAGGATTGCCTTATGCCGTAGCTTTACTGGCGATTTTAGGCATTCACGAAATGGGTCACTATTTAACAGCTAGATTTCATAAAATTCTGGTTACACTACCTTATTTCATTCCTATTCCTTTCTTTCCCGGTACGTTTGGGGCATTTATTCAAATGCGCAGCCCCGTACCCAACCGGAAAGCCTTATTTGATGTTAGTATTGCTGGTCCCGTAGCTGGATTTGTGGCAACATTACCGCTGCTGATCTGGGGTTTAGCAAACTCTCAAGTCGTGCCAATCCCAGAAAAAGCAGGAACTCTCGACCCCGATGCCCTCAACCCAGGATATTCGATTTTACTAGCAGTCTTGAGTAAATTAGCATTAGGCGCTCAACTAACGGCAGATAAAGCGATCGATTTACACCCAGTGGCGATCGCGGGTTTTCTAGGACTCGTAGTCACGGCGCTGAACCTCATGCCCGTAGGACAACTCGATGGCGGTCACATCGTCCATGCTATGTTTGGACAGCGCACTGGAGCCGCGATCGGACAAATTGCGCGGTTTTTGGTTTTAGGATTAGCTTTAGTCCAACCTGGATTTTGGTTGTGGGCGATCATTCTCTTTTTCATGCCCATCGCTGACGAACCAGCCCTCAACGACGTAACCGAACTAGACAACAAACGCGATATCATTGGTCTGCTAGTCTTAGCTTTGCTCGTTTTAATTATCCTGCCAGCACCCAGATTTATTACAAATTTATTACAGATATAG
- a CDS encoding MBL fold metallo-hydrolase translates to MQNQPTRSPKLPQAIWYNVFAFPPNRDTLGGTAYLIVENQGNILIDSPSWDEVNQEYLNSLGGVRWLFMTHRGAIGQTRHLQATYNCEIIIQEQEAYLLPGLRVTTFEREFDLGNGIETIWTPGHSPGSACLYYPQHGGILFSGRHILPNLQGEPAPLRTAKTFHWLRQLRSVKLICDRFTPETLQYICPGANTGFLRGQRFISNAYERLNCGSW, encoded by the coding sequence TTGCAAAACCAACCTACCCGTTCTCCCAAACTACCACAAGCAATTTGGTATAACGTATTTGCGTTTCCACCCAATAGAGATACGTTAGGAGGAACTGCTTATCTTATTGTAGAAAATCAAGGCAATATTCTGATAGACTCCCCAAGCTGGGACGAAGTAAATCAGGAATATCTCAATTCTCTAGGTGGAGTCCGCTGGTTATTTATGACGCACAGAGGTGCGATCGGTCAAACGCGACACCTGCAAGCAACATATAACTGCGAGATTATCATTCAAGAACAAGAAGCCTATTTGTTGCCGGGATTAAGAGTTACGACTTTTGAGCGAGAATTCGACCTGGGAAATGGCATTGAGACGATCTGGACACCCGGACATTCGCCTGGTTCTGCTTGTCTTTACTACCCGCAGCATGGGGGGATTTTATTCTCTGGTCGTCATATTCTTCCCAATCTTCAAGGCGAACCAGCGCCGTTGAGAACGGCAAAAACTTTTCACTGGTTGCGCCAATTACGCAGCGTCAAACTGATTTGCGATCGCTTTACCCCAGAAACCCTACAATACATCTGCCCTGGGGCAAATACGGGGTTTCTGCGGGGTCAGCGATTTATTAGCAATGCCTATGAGAGATTGAATTGTGGTAGTTGGTAG